The Gadus macrocephalus chromosome 13, ASM3116895v1 genome includes a window with the following:
- the ywhaba gene encoding 14-3-3 protein beta/alpha-A, with translation MDKNDQVQKAKLAEQAERYDDMTAAMKAVTEQGVELSNEERNLLSVAYKNVVGARRSSWRVISSIEQKTEGNEKKQQMAREYREKIEAELEEICKDVLNLLDKFLIANATQAESKVFYLKMKGDYFRYLSEVASGASKKTTVDNSQEAYQDAFDISKKDMQPTHPIRLGLALNFSVFYYEILNSPDKACQLAKQAFDEAIAELDTLNEDSYKDSTLIMQLLRDNLTLWTSEHQCDEPEVGEGEN, from the exons ATGGATAAGAACGACCAGGTCCAGAAGGCTAAGCTCGCGGAGCAGGCCGAGCGTTACGACGACATGACGGCGGCCATGAAGGCTGTGACAGAGCAGGGGGTGGAGCTGAGCAACGAAGAGCGCAACCTGCTGTCCGTCGCCTACAAGAACGTG GTGGGGGCGCGCCGTTCATCCTGGCGGGTCATCTCCAGCATCGAGCAGAAGACGGAGGGCAACGAGAAGAAGCAGCAGATGGCCCGCGAGTACCGCGAGAAGATCgaggcggagctggaggagatctGCAAGGATGTGCTG aACCTGCTGGATAAGTTCCTCATCGCCAATGCCACCCAGGCGGAGAGCAAGGTGTTTTACCTCAAGATGAAAGGAGACTACTTCAGATACCTGTCAGAGGTCGCCTCCGGAGCAAGCAAGAAAA CCACGGTGGACAACTCCCAGGAGGCCTACCAGGACGCGTTTGACATCAGCAAGAAGGACATGCAGCCCACGCACCCCATCCGCCTGGGTCTGGCCCTCAACTTCTCCGTCTTCTACTACGAAATCCTTAACTCCCCAGACAAGGCCTGCCAACTGGCCAAGCAG gcGTTTGACGAGGCGATCGCTGAGCTCGACACCTTAAACGAAGACTCCTACAAAGACAGCACCCTGATCATGCAGTTACTAAGGGACAACCTGact cTGTGGACATCAGAACATCAGTGCGACGAGCCTGAAGTCGGCGAGGGGGAGAACTAA
- the tomm34 gene encoding mitochondrial import receptor subunit TOM34 encodes MPPRCRWLELKQAGNESFKKGQYGEASERYSQAIKEFEKSGKKSPEDLSILYSNRAASYLKDGNCSECVKDCNMSLDLVPFGVKSLLRRAAAYEAMERYRQAYVDYKTALQVDCNIPAAHDGTNRMTKVLTEMDGLAWREKLPETPAVPMEVRERLAQQARQSSNTPKQQHNGARDVPAPSQQDVRKAQVLKDEGNALVKKGQYQKAVEKYSQSLKLNPTEITTLTNRALCYLSVKQFREAVRDCDEALVMDGSNIKALYRRAQAHRELKDSKACMEDLNRLLRVEPKNTAALNLLQEVQKKK; translated from the exons ATGCCCCCCAGATGCAGATGGTTGGAGCTGAAGCAAGCAGGGAATGAGAGCTTCAAGAAAGGCCAGTACGGAGAGGCGTCAGAGCGTTACAGCCAGGCTATCAAAGAATTCGAGAAGTCAG GCAAGAAGAGCCCAGAGGACCTGAGCATTCTCTACTCCAACCGGGCCGCCAGCTACCTCAAGGATGGAAACTGCAGCGAGTGTGTGAAGGACTGCAACAT GTCTCTGGACCTGGTGCCATTCGGGGTGAAGTCCCTGCTGAGGCGAGCGGCGGCCTACGAGGCCATGGAGCGCTACAGGCAGGCCTACGTGGACTACAAGACCGCCCTGCAGGTGGACTGCAACATCCCCGCCGCACACGACGGAACCAACCG GATGACAAAGGTTCTGACAGAGATGGACGGGCTGGCCTGGAGGGAGAAGCTGCCAGAGACCCCGGCGGTACCGATGGAGGTCCGAGAGAGGCTGGCCCAGCAGGCTAGACAGAGCTCCAACACCCCCAAACAGCAGCATAACGGAGCTAGGGACGTACCTG CTCCTAGTCAGCAGGATGTGCGCAAGGCCCAGGTCCTGAAGGATGAGGGCAACGCTCTGGTGAAGAAGGGCCAGTACCAGAAGGCTGTGGAGAAATACAGCCAGAGTCTGAAGCTCAACCCCACAGAGATCACCACTCTCACCAACAG ggctctGTGCTACCTGTCAGTGAAGCAGTTCAGGGAGGCGGTGAGGGACTGTGATGAGGCTTTGGTGATGGACGGCAGCAACATCAAGGCTCTTTACAGGAGGGCCCAGGCACACCGGGAGCTCAAG GACAGCAAAGCGTGCATGGAGGACCTCAACAGGCTGCTGAGGGTGGAGCCCAAGAACACGGCCGCACTGAACCTGCTGCAAGAAGTCCAGAAGAAGAAGTGA